One Bacillus sp. 1780r2a1 DNA segment encodes these proteins:
- a CDS encoding DUF1659 domain-containing protein → MAEKIQEKSQLRMTFHNGDKEDGTMILKSKLYSNIALASSPDALLTASKAIASLQLLPLVEVAEVVTYTLVNE, encoded by the coding sequence ATGGCAGAAAAAATCCAGGAAAAAAGCCAGCTTCGTATGACATTTCACAACGGGGATAAGGAGGATGGAACGATGATTTTAAAATCCAAATTATACTCAAATATCGCACTAGCTTCTTCACCTGATGCGTTGCTAACAGCTAGTAAAGCTATTGCGAGTCTACAGCTACTGCCACTTGTTGAAGTGGCAGAAGTCGTAACATATACGCTTGTAAATGAATGA
- a CDS encoding L-lactate dehydrogenase, with translation MGRKVGIIGCGNVGSATAFSLVNQQAIEELVLVDCLKEKAEGDALDLQDATVTASGFTNVYAGGLVDIKDADVIIISVAGPRPQKGETRLDELKATAPIIIEVVTTLKELGFSGCYVVATNPCDVITYHVWSLSGLPRERVIGTGTLLDSSRLRRVVANELKVKPHDVHAYMLGEHGDSQFALWSHSTIFGQKLEDYYQHEQSTLDKEKIEKGVIKLGFEIYWLKGNTEFGIGNAIAQLTKAIISNERAVFPVSTILQGEYGLHDVAISIPSVIGTGGIEKRIPLHLSLEEHRKLEYSATIIQTAISAIYSEKIEQ, from the coding sequence ATGGGAAGGAAAGTTGGAATTATTGGATGTGGAAATGTTGGCTCAGCGACAGCTTTTTCATTAGTTAATCAGCAAGCAATAGAAGAATTGGTGCTTGTGGATTGTTTAAAGGAAAAAGCGGAAGGTGACGCGCTTGATTTACAGGATGCAACTGTCACTGCGTCTGGGTTTACAAACGTATATGCAGGTGGATTGGTCGATATTAAAGATGCAGATGTAATTATTATAAGCGTTGCCGGTCCGAGACCTCAAAAAGGTGAAACGAGGCTTGATGAATTAAAAGCAACTGCACCTATTATTATTGAAGTAGTTACAACTCTAAAAGAGCTTGGTTTCTCAGGCTGTTACGTTGTAGCCACAAATCCATGTGATGTTATTACATACCATGTATGGAGTTTGTCTGGACTGCCAAGAGAGCGTGTAATTGGAACAGGAACCTTGTTAGATAGTTCGCGTCTTCGGCGAGTTGTTGCAAATGAACTCAAGGTAAAGCCACATGACGTTCATGCGTATATGCTTGGCGAACATGGCGATTCGCAGTTTGCACTATGGTCACATTCAACAATTTTTGGACAAAAACTAGAAGATTACTACCAACATGAGCAGTCTACTTTAGATAAAGAAAAAATTGAAAAAGGAGTGATCAAACTAGGTTTTGAAATCTATTGGCTAAAAGGAAATACGGAATTTGGTATTGGAAACGCGATTGCACAGCTAACCAAAGCCATTATCAGTAACGAACGAGCTGTTTTTCCAGTTTCTACGATATTGCAGGGAGAGTATGGCTTACATGACGTAGCTATTAGTATTCCATCTGTTATTGGAACCGGAGGAATTGAGAAACGAATTCCTCTTCATTTATCACTAGAAGAACATCGTAAGCTGGAATATTCAGCAACCATTATTCAAACAGCAATTTCTGCAATCTATTCTGAAAAAATAGAGCAATAA
- a CDS encoding ABC transporter permease — MAEFFVEWSDVIWEGFLQTLTMTSISLVIAILIGLPLGILLVVTRQGGQSENRWLYQALNWIINIIRSIPFIILLFFILPFTKLIAGTTIGVQGVIVPLVVYTAPYIARLMESALLEVDKGIVEAYQSMGISTPKIIWYVVVREARSGIILGLTIATIGLIGATAMAGLVGAGGLGDIAFQYGHLRFEPTVMYTTILVLIIMVQVIQSFGSHLAKRLKREG, encoded by the coding sequence GTGGCTGAATTTTTTGTAGAGTGGAGCGACGTTATTTGGGAAGGATTCCTTCAAACGTTAACAATGACAAGCATCTCATTAGTTATTGCCATCTTAATTGGTTTACCGCTTGGTATTTTACTTGTTGTAACTAGACAGGGAGGGCAATCAGAAAACAGATGGTTATATCAAGCTCTTAACTGGATTATTAATATTATTCGTTCAATACCTTTTATTATCCTTTTATTTTTTATTCTACCATTTACTAAACTTATTGCTGGAACAACAATCGGTGTACAAGGCGTAATTGTTCCCCTTGTAGTGTATACGGCACCTTATATTGCGAGATTAATGGAGTCTGCGCTGTTAGAAGTTGATAAAGGAATAGTAGAAGCGTATCAGTCAATGGGAATTTCAACACCAAAAATTATTTGGTATGTAGTCGTAAGAGAAGCACGTTCTGGTATTATTTTAGGACTAACAATTGCAACCATTGGTCTTATTGGTGCTACGGCAATGGCTGGTCTTGTTGGGGCTGGTGGACTTGGAGATATTGCTTTCCAATACGGACACTTGCGCTTCGAACCAACGGTCATGTATACCACTATTCTCGTATTAATTATCATGGTGCAGGTAATTCAATCATTTGGTAGTCACCTAGCTAAGCGATTGAAAAGAGAGGGATAA
- a CDS encoding ATP-binding cassette domain-containing protein — protein MIELKQTSKTYEVNGKKVEAVKDVSLTIEKGEVFGVIGYSGAGKSTLIRCVNLLEQPTSGDVLINGISLPSLSKQDLQKTRRKIGMIFQGYNLLKTATVYENIAIPLKLEGIDKQTIQRRADKYLEIVGLSDKINHYPSQLSGGQKQRVAIARALAHEPEILLSDEATSALDPETTEAILELLLKINRELGLTIFLITHELNVVQRICDRVAVMENGRVVEEGRVVDVFTHPHHPTTQRFIGSESAFNLPEALKTEYRKTGKLVSLYFKGSEKSNEPALAMVSRKFDVLPSILAGGIEQLKNETLGKLLVHLRGDKVAYEEAIEYLESEGVIVEEWK, from the coding sequence GTGATTGAATTAAAGCAGACTTCCAAAACATATGAAGTCAACGGCAAGAAAGTGGAGGCTGTGAAAGATGTATCCTTAACCATTGAAAAAGGAGAAGTATTTGGGGTAATTGGATATAGCGGTGCGGGCAAAAGTACGCTAATTCGCTGCGTCAATTTGTTAGAGCAGCCAACGTCTGGAGACGTGTTAATTAATGGCATTAGTTTACCTTCCCTTTCGAAGCAGGACTTGCAAAAAACACGTCGGAAAATTGGTATGATTTTTCAAGGGTATAACTTGTTAAAAACAGCAACGGTATATGAAAATATTGCAATTCCACTAAAGTTAGAAGGAATCGATAAACAAACCATTCAAAGGCGTGCAGATAAGTATTTAGAAATTGTTGGGCTGTCAGATAAAATCAACCATTATCCATCTCAGCTATCAGGTGGTCAAAAGCAGCGTGTCGCCATCGCAAGAGCTTTAGCACACGAACCGGAAATCTTATTAAGCGATGAGGCAACAAGTGCCTTAGATCCAGAAACAACGGAAGCTATCTTGGAGTTACTATTAAAAATTAATCGAGAACTAGGCTTAACAATTTTTCTAATTACGCACGAATTAAACGTTGTTCAGCGTATTTGTGACCGTGTTGCAGTGATGGAAAATGGGAGAGTTGTAGAAGAAGGAAGAGTAGTGGATGTGTTTACTCATCCACACCATCCAACAACTCAGCGTTTTATTGGATCAGAGTCTGCATTTAATCTACCAGAGGCTTTAAAAACCGAGTATCGTAAAACTGGTAAGCTGGTATCACTGTATTTTAAAGGAAGTGAAAAGTCCAACGAGCCGGCACTGGCAATGGTCTCACGCAAATTTGATGTGTTACCAAGTATTTTAGCTGGTGGAATTGAACAATTAAAAAATGAAACGCTAGGAAAGCTGCTTGTTCATTTAAGAGGAGATAAAGTAGCTTACGAAGAAGCCATTGAATATTTAGAGAGCGAAGGCGTTATTGTAGAGGAGTGGAAGTAA
- a CDS encoding MetQ/NlpA family ABC transporter substrate-binding protein: protein MKKTAKVLGVTLASALLIVTAACGKEEAKTLSTEKITIGVTGGPHQQINEEVKKLAEKDGLDITIKTFNDYNTPNTALDERDLDLNNYQTLPFLEQQVKDKGYKIEDAFKTVAFPMGIYAEGIKDIKELKKGDKIAVPNDPSNEYRALKLFEAAGVIKLKEGVEEKATKKDVAENKLGLEIVELEASQIPSQLGEVAAAAINTNFAMGAGLTINEDAIFHEEIENNPYPNYVVVRTENKDDEVVKQLEEYFHSDEIRQFIEEEFNGSVVPAF from the coding sequence ATGAAAAAAACAGCAAAAGTACTAGGAGTAACATTGGCATCAGCATTACTGATTGTAACGGCTGCGTGCGGAAAAGAAGAAGCAAAAACTTTAAGCACAGAAAAAATTACAATTGGCGTAACTGGTGGTCCTCATCAACAAATTAACGAAGAAGTGAAAAAGCTAGCAGAAAAAGATGGGCTCGACATTACTATTAAAACGTTTAACGATTATAATACACCGAATACAGCACTTGATGAGCGCGATTTAGATTTAAATAACTACCAAACACTACCGTTTTTAGAACAGCAGGTAAAAGATAAGGGTTATAAAATTGAAGATGCATTTAAAACAGTAGCGTTTCCAATGGGTATTTATGCCGAAGGAATTAAAGATATAAAGGAGCTAAAAAAAGGTGACAAAATCGCTGTACCTAATGATCCAAGTAATGAATATCGCGCGTTAAAACTCTTTGAAGCAGCTGGAGTTATTAAGCTAAAAGAAGGCGTTGAAGAAAAAGCTACGAAGAAAGACGTTGCTGAAAATAAACTGGGTCTTGAGATTGTTGAGCTAGAAGCTTCACAAATTCCATCTCAATTAGGTGAAGTAGCAGCTGCTGCAATCAATACAAACTTTGCCATGGGAGCAGGACTAACAATTAATGAGGATGCTATTTTCCATGAAGAAATTGAAAACAACCCATATCCAAACTACGTTGTTGTGCGCACGGAAAATAAAGATGATGAAGTTGTAAAACAGTTAGAAGAATATTTCCATTCAGATGAAATTCGTCAATTTATTGAAGAAGAGTTTAACGGATCAGTTGTCCCAGCATTTTAA
- a CDS encoding YjcZ family sporulation protein: protein MCFYGGYCGGYGYNKGGSGFALILVLFILLVIVGCVCWN, encoded by the coding sequence ATGTGTTTTTACGGCGGTTATTGTGGAGGATACGGCTATAATAAAGGCGGCAGTGGGTTTGCCTTAATCTTGGTTCTGTTTATTCTTCTTGTGATTGTAGGATGCGTTTGCTGGAATTAA
- a CDS encoding GNAT family N-acetyltransferase, with protein MSSLRFEKILQVSKSHIELLKEADPSEEVIAGYIERGTCIAGIANGELVGLIVLLPTRPNTVEIVNIVVKKNVRNQGYGKLLVEEALKLSKHYGYKSVEIATGNSSIEQLALYQKCGFRITGIEIDHFVHNYEEEIYENGIQCRDMIRLRQILS; from the coding sequence ATGTCTAGTTTACGTTTTGAAAAAATATTGCAAGTGTCAAAGAGTCATATTGAGTTGTTAAAGGAAGCTGATCCATCAGAAGAAGTCATTGCAGGATATATTGAACGAGGAACGTGTATTGCGGGAATAGCAAATGGCGAGCTGGTAGGTCTCATTGTGCTACTTCCTACAAGGCCTAACACGGTTGAAATCGTTAATATTGTTGTAAAGAAAAATGTGCGAAATCAAGGATATGGCAAGCTATTGGTGGAAGAAGCGTTAAAGCTTTCAAAGCACTACGGATATAAAAGCGTAGAAATTGCAACAGGTAATTCAAGTATTGAACAGCTAGCGTTGTACCAAAAATGTGGATTTCGTATTACAGGAATTGAAATTGATCACTTTGTTCATAACTATGAAGAAGAAATCTATGAAAATGGTATTCAATGTCGTGATATGATTCGCTTACGACAAATATTGAGTTAG
- a CDS encoding DinB family protein: MNSLLLHHLETVRSITLNVLSTVTEEEGLLTPNGFSNNIVWNLGHIAYIQEKLVFELAGQKNQLPASYEQLFAAGTRPSQWEEEPPTLTQLQEELTVQTERIKEFIPAHFDMKLAKPFTNKAGISFDHVGSTFLFSFYHEGMHVETIKQIKKAVQTQKS, encoded by the coding sequence ATGAATTCATTGTTATTACATCACTTAGAAACCGTTCGAAGTATTACTCTAAACGTTTTATCAACCGTAACTGAAGAAGAAGGTTTACTAACTCCCAATGGCTTTTCAAACAACATTGTGTGGAACTTAGGACACATTGCATATATTCAAGAAAAACTGGTTTTTGAACTTGCTGGACAGAAGAATCAGTTACCTGCCTCATATGAGCAATTATTCGCGGCCGGAACAAGGCCTTCTCAATGGGAAGAAGAACCTCCTACCTTAACTCAATTACAAGAAGAACTGACGGTTCAAACTGAGCGTATTAAAGAATTCATACCCGCTCATTTTGATATGAAACTAGCCAAACCATTTACTAATAAAGCTGGCATTTCGTTTGATCATGTTGGCAGCACATTTTTATTCAGCTTCTATCATGAAGGAATGCATGTGGAGACAATTAAACAAATTAAAAAAGCCGTTCAAACACAAAAATCCTAA